Proteins encoded by one window of Porphyromonas vaginalis:
- a CDS encoding ComF family protein, translating into MSHRPTKSPSAGRIAPPPPQGWRATARESLLQLLYPRWCPVCHTLLPPNAPPLCLTCQGALGRYHERTVGALDRLRGAHPMPRRVLAPYLYARDDAMALIVHDIKYHGNKPLARYMGRLMGTLLPLEREQVDYIIPVPLTPARTLERGYNQAVLLAEGISSVTGIPYLPHALRRTRFQGSQTHRDRTHRLEAMLGSFTLGSEAIPPDSHILLLDDVLTTGATLTAALNALADTPLAQVSVGVLAVGTVTA; encoded by the coding sequence ATGAGCCACAGACCAACGAAAAGCCCCTCCGCAGGACGCATCGCCCCGCCACCGCCACAAGGATGGCGGGCGACGGCTCGTGAGTCGCTCCTACAGCTCCTCTACCCGCGCTGGTGCCCTGTCTGTCACACGCTACTCCCGCCGAATGCTCCGCCCCTCTGCCTCACCTGTCAAGGCGCACTGGGACGCTATCACGAGCGTACGGTCGGTGCGCTGGACCGTCTGCGTGGTGCCCACCCGATGCCTCGCAGGGTGCTGGCGCCCTATCTCTATGCTCGTGACGATGCGATGGCACTGATCGTCCACGACATCAAGTATCACGGCAATAAGCCACTCGCAAGGTATATGGGTCGCCTCATGGGCACGCTCCTACCGCTAGAGCGGGAGCAGGTAGACTACATCATACCTGTGCCGCTAACGCCGGCCCGCACACTGGAGCGAGGGTATAATCAGGCTGTACTGCTGGCCGAGGGAATCTCTTCGGTCACGGGTATCCCCTATCTGCCACACGCTTTGCGACGTACGCGCTTTCAGGGTAGTCAGACGCATCGTGACCGCACGCATCGTCTGGAGGCTATGCTCGGGAGCTTCACTCTAGGTAGCGAAGCGATCCCCCCAGATAGCCACATCCTACTTCTAGACGATGTGCTCACGACTGGAGCGACCCTCACGGCTGCGCTCAATGCCCTAGCGGACACGCCCCTAGCACAAGTCTCTGTCGGCGTCCTAGCGGTCGGCACGGTAACGGCGTAG
- a CDS encoding regulatory protein RecX has product MDTDILNKAKYYCARAERSPRNLRLFLMRREVPSDEIDEYLALLQEGRYYDPQRYAESYARTRYRDMSQGPRKIRQALRMQEVPTEIIDAVLPEIIEAEQPNYSLAELLESKLRRTSARTPRALFDKMMRYGVGRGYPPSEVYEALQEVLQRMREEEEDNESEEE; this is encoded by the coding sequence ATGGACACCGATATACTCAACAAAGCCAAGTACTACTGCGCACGCGCCGAGCGGTCGCCCCGCAATCTGCGCCTCTTCCTAATGCGTCGGGAGGTACCCTCGGACGAGATTGACGAGTATCTCGCCCTGCTCCAAGAGGGTCGCTACTACGACCCGCAGCGCTACGCCGAGAGCTACGCCCGCACACGCTATCGCGACATGAGCCAAGGCCCTCGCAAGATACGTCAAGCACTGCGTATGCAGGAGGTGCCGACAGAGATCATCGACGCGGTGCTGCCAGAGATCATCGAGGCGGAGCAGCCGAACTACTCCCTCGCGGAGCTACTCGAGAGCAAGCTGCGTCGCACCTCGGCACGGACGCCTCGTGCGCTCTTTGACAAGATGATGCGCTATGGTGTGGGGCGTGGCTACCCCCCGAGCGAAGTGTACGAAGCACTGCAAGAGGTGCTCCAGAGGATGCGAGAGGAGGAAGAGGATAACGAGTCGGAGGAGGAGTAA
- the prmC gene encoding peptide chain release factor N(5)-glutamine methyltransferase — protein sequence MFHLSKGRYKMSEAMIVAGMTLRDAALAIAEALPGYYAEVRERRAMSEMLLQHITRLSQTSYLLDHKVRQLSDTEAAWLRQALERLAHDEPIQYILGVTPFGSFDLAVGKGVLIPRPETAELCELILARHPATVAPLRLLDVGCGSACIPIYIGSERPQWSLYAMDQSEQALGYAEQNVRQTGVAVQLFRGDLFAWCQGKGIPAKLPPIDLLVSNPPYIPECDQATMRPNVLVGEPREALFVPDADPLRYYRALVTLVPQIRSPHAPCTLYCETHHQLAHEVAALCEQAGAASSEVLKDLTGRERFVQATFQ from the coding sequence ATGTTTCATCTAAGTAAAGGTCGCTACAAAATGAGTGAGGCTATGATAGTTGCTGGTATGACGCTGCGTGATGCGGCACTGGCGATAGCGGAGGCGCTGCCTGGGTACTATGCCGAGGTGCGGGAGCGTCGGGCTATGAGCGAGATGCTCCTGCAGCATATCACCAGGCTCAGCCAGACAAGCTATCTGCTTGACCACAAAGTTAGACAATTGTCCGACACGGAGGCCGCTTGGCTCCGGCAGGCGCTCGAGCGACTGGCGCACGATGAGCCGATACAGTATATCTTAGGGGTGACACCCTTTGGCTCATTCGATCTAGCGGTCGGCAAGGGGGTGCTCATACCACGCCCCGAGACGGCCGAGCTGTGCGAACTGATCCTCGCTCGTCACCCCGCCACGGTGGCTCCTCTGCGACTCCTCGACGTGGGGTGTGGCTCTGCCTGCATCCCTATCTATATAGGTAGCGAGCGCCCTCAGTGGAGCCTCTATGCGATGGATCAGTCAGAGCAGGCGCTAGGCTATGCAGAGCAAAACGTTCGCCAGACAGGTGTCGCCGTCCAGCTCTTCCGTGGCGACCTCTTCGCCTGGTGTCAGGGGAAAGGTATCCCCGCCAAGCTTCCTCCGATAGACCTTTTGGTGAGCAATCCGCCCTACATCCCCGAATGCGACCAAGCGACGATGCGCCCCAACGTACTCGTGGGAGAGCCTCGTGAGGCACTCTTCGTACCAGATGCCGATCCGCTCCGCTACTACCGAGCACTCGTGACGCTCGTGCCACAGATCCGCTCGCCTCACGCACCATGTACGCTCTACTGCGAGACACATCACCAGCTGGCGCACGAAGTGGCAGCACTGTGCGAACAGGCGGGAGCAGCTTCGTCAGAAGTGCTCAAAGACTTGACGGGTCGAGAGCGATTTGTACAAGCCACTTTTCAGTAA
- the ribD gene encoding bifunctional diaminohydroxyphosphoribosylaminopyrimidine deaminase/5-amino-6-(5-phosphoribosylamino)uracil reductase RibD: MKHTAPTTPDEIYMQRCLQLAALAQGRTSPNPMVGSVIVYKDKIIGEGYHHYAGAPHAEVMAWRSVPEELRSVIGEATWYVSLEPCAHYGKTPPCAELIAGLRPARVVIAMLDPFAKVDGRGVARLRKAGIEVSVGCLEQEAIALNRHFLVAQTLGRPYVTLKWAESADHYIDRLRHDASDAPYIFSSPLRQHSVHHLRALHDAILVGHHTAELDDPLLTNRSGSGGQPIRLLWCHSRLPRPELRMLQDATAPTIILLPPALLKQVSDGQYPPHVSCLATTGEVRDLLTLLHSQGIESLLVEGGAQLLQRFLDADLYDELNVEHAPVQLHNGVPAPHDADHQNADRRNAHLVHPDGLTHQ, encoded by the coding sequence ATGAAACATACAGCACCTACCACACCAGACGAGATCTATATGCAGCGCTGTCTGCAACTCGCAGCCTTAGCGCAGGGACGCACCAGTCCCAATCCGATGGTCGGCTCGGTAATTGTCTACAAAGATAAGATTATTGGCGAAGGTTACCACCATTACGCCGGTGCTCCCCATGCCGAAGTGATGGCGTGGCGTAGCGTCCCCGAGGAGCTGCGGAGCGTTATCGGCGAGGCGACCTGGTATGTGAGCTTAGAGCCTTGCGCTCACTACGGCAAGACACCACCCTGCGCAGAACTCATTGCGGGGTTGCGACCCGCCCGAGTGGTCATCGCGATGCTGGATCCCTTTGCCAAAGTGGACGGACGAGGCGTGGCACGCCTTCGCAAAGCGGGTATAGAGGTCTCGGTCGGATGCTTAGAGCAAGAGGCTATCGCGCTCAACCGCCACTTCCTCGTGGCGCAAACCTTAGGACGCCCCTACGTCACGCTCAAGTGGGCTGAGAGTGCCGACCACTACATCGACCGCCTGCGTCACGATGCGAGCGATGCGCCTTACATCTTCAGCTCGCCACTCCGCCAGCACTCGGTGCATCATCTGCGAGCACTTCACGACGCTATCTTGGTGGGGCATCACACGGCCGAGCTGGACGACCCACTCCTGACCAATCGCTCGGGTAGTGGCGGTCAGCCGATCCGTCTCCTCTGGTGTCACAGTCGGCTACCTCGTCCCGAGCTGCGTATGCTACAAGACGCTACGGCACCAACGATCATTCTCCTCCCGCCTGCACTCCTCAAGCAAGTGTCCGATGGGCAATACCCGCCCCACGTCTCCTGCCTCGCCACGACGGGCGAGGTGCGCGACCTGCTCACGCTCCTGCATAGTCAGGGCATCGAGTCGCTCCTCGTCGAGGGAGGCGCACAGCTCCTGCAGCGCTTCCTAGACGCCGACCTCTACGACGAACTCAACGTCGAGCATGCCCCCGTCCAGCTCCACAACGGCGTCCCCGCCCCTCACGACGCAGACCATCAGAACGCAGACCGTCGGAACGCACATCTCGTGCATCCCGACGGTTTGACTCACCAGTAA
- a CDS encoding S9 family peptidase, producing MKRDLLRLLAMLPLWVLATLYTTAQQPAAAPSATTDQPDTLTIVPLQVQQYRVMMPFISDSLDVQGKAYDATDLLKPVNHIKLSQAHGTLPFAKEGVVTLRTAEDAITTYAVRLRTPSYEQATLQIEASVPFVLALDGAKLSSATLYQSELKLASPASLTLTPGRSHLLTLQLLTKGGEPAQYRMKLIPAKADSQIELRHDDKEYLSLEYMMTGRNLYSVSVSPTGRYTLLIERETNALKSNYRTYLYQGDKLLSTLSEEYRFASWMPKEDKLYRTLTTDDGRLLISYDPKTQEERVVAEQIPTGSFFILPDGKQLLYTIEEEGPARGKITEQVLGRYDRMADFRKRTFLALYDLESGRYQPLTFGHRSTYLHDVSPDAREIILSTSEDITEIPFSQSNFYTMNLETLEVKPLFTQERSISSISYTSQPHVLLIQGDANAFDGIGRNLPEGMITNTYDGQLFLYDRQSQQATPLTKEFDPAIKRVKVSTVRPVAYFTAENKDRISLYRLDLTRKQIEQVATTEDLVRSFDISDDASQLAYYGQSAMNADRFYTLRGKRETLLYDLAKSKMQDLELGTMSDWVHTMPNGDKVEGRYYLPPHFDATKQYPMIVYYYGGTSPTTRFFEGSYSLPMYAAQGYVVLTLNPSGTTGFGQEYAARHVNAWGKVTADEIVAATKQFCQEHPYVNAKKIGCMGASYGGFMTQYLQTITDIFAAAISHAGISALSSYWGEGTWGIGYSTVASYNSYPWNNPQLYTEQSPLFHADKIHTPLLLIHGTADTNVPIGESIQMYNALKILGREVAFVKVHGEDHIITAPEKKIEWTNTLFAWFQKWLKDDPTWWDARYPEAHL from the coding sequence ATGAAACGAGACTTATTACGACTCCTTGCGATGCTTCCGCTTTGGGTGCTCGCGACGCTCTACACGACCGCTCAGCAACCAGCGGCAGCTCCGTCAGCTACGACGGATCAACCAGACACCCTCACCATCGTACCGCTACAGGTGCAGCAGTATCGGGTGATGATGCCGTTTATCTCGGATAGTCTCGATGTGCAGGGCAAGGCGTACGACGCTACCGACCTACTCAAGCCGGTGAACCATATCAAGCTGAGCCAGGCGCATGGCACCCTGCCCTTTGCGAAGGAGGGCGTCGTCACGCTGCGCACCGCAGAGGATGCGATTACGACCTATGCGGTACGCCTGCGCACGCCGAGCTATGAGCAGGCGACGCTACAGATCGAGGCGTCGGTACCCTTTGTCTTAGCACTCGATGGTGCCAAGCTCTCGTCTGCTACGCTGTATCAGAGCGAGCTAAAGCTGGCTTCGCCTGCGTCACTCACGCTGACGCCTGGACGGTCGCACCTGCTCACGCTGCAGCTACTCACCAAGGGGGGCGAGCCGGCGCAGTATCGTATGAAGCTCATCCCTGCCAAGGCTGACAGCCAAATAGAGCTACGTCACGACGACAAGGAGTACTTGAGTCTAGAGTATATGATGACAGGTCGCAATCTCTACTCAGTCTCTGTGTCGCCTACGGGTCGCTATACGCTTCTCATAGAGCGCGAGACGAACGCTCTGAAGAGCAATTACCGCACCTATCTGTACCAAGGCGATAAGCTCCTCTCCACGCTAAGCGAGGAGTATCGCTTCGCCAGCTGGATGCCCAAAGAAGACAAGCTCTACCGCACGCTTACGACAGATGATGGACGGCTGTTGATCAGCTACGATCCCAAGACGCAGGAGGAGCGTGTCGTAGCAGAGCAGATCCCCACTGGTTCCTTCTTTATACTCCCTGACGGCAAGCAATTGCTCTACACCATCGAGGAGGAGGGCCCCGCACGAGGCAAGATCACCGAGCAGGTACTGGGACGCTATGACCGTATGGCAGACTTTCGCAAGCGCACCTTCCTCGCCCTTTACGACCTTGAGAGCGGTCGTTATCAGCCGCTCACCTTCGGCCATCGCTCTACCTATCTACATGATGTCAGTCCCGACGCTCGTGAGATCATCTTGAGCACATCGGAGGATATCACCGAGATCCCCTTCTCTCAGAGCAACTTCTATACGATGAACCTAGAGACGCTAGAGGTCAAGCCACTCTTTACCCAGGAGCGCTCTATCTCGTCGATCTCCTACACGTCGCAGCCTCATGTGCTACTCATACAGGGTGATGCGAATGCTTTCGATGGGATCGGGCGCAATCTGCCTGAGGGGATGATCACCAATACATACGATGGTCAGCTCTTCCTCTATGACCGCCAGAGTCAGCAGGCGACGCCCCTGACCAAGGAGTTTGACCCTGCCATCAAGCGGGTCAAGGTCAGCACGGTCCGGCCCGTTGCTTACTTTACAGCGGAAAACAAAGACCGCATCTCCCTCTACCGCCTCGACCTTACACGCAAGCAGATCGAGCAGGTAGCTACGACGGAAGACCTCGTGCGTTCCTTTGACATCAGCGATGACGCTAGTCAGCTCGCCTACTATGGGCAGAGTGCGATGAATGCAGATCGCTTCTATACGCTCAGAGGAAAGCGTGAGACGCTCCTCTACGACCTCGCTAAGAGCAAGATGCAGGATCTAGAGCTGGGTACCATGAGCGACTGGGTACACACGATGCCCAATGGCGACAAGGTGGAGGGACGCTACTACTTGCCGCCTCACTTTGACGCTACGAAGCAGTACCCGATGATCGTCTATTATTATGGAGGTACCTCGCCGACGACTCGCTTCTTCGAGGGCTCTTACTCACTGCCGATGTATGCAGCGCAGGGCTACGTGGTCCTCACACTCAACCCGAGCGGTACCACCGGCTTCGGTCAGGAGTATGCGGCTCGCCACGTCAATGCGTGGGGCAAGGTAACGGCCGACGAGATTGTGGCTGCGACGAAGCAGTTTTGCCAAGAGCACCCCTATGTCAATGCGAAGAAGATCGGCTGCATGGGTGCTAGCTACGGAGGCTTTATGACGCAGTACCTGCAGACCATCACCGACATCTTTGCGGCAGCGATCAGCCATGCGGGCATCAGTGCGCTCTCCTCTTACTGGGGCGAGGGTACCTGGGGCATCGGCTATAGTACGGTGGCGAGCTACAACAGCTATCCGTGGAATAATCCTCAGCTCTACACGGAGCAGAGTCCGCTCTTCCATGCCGACAAGATCCACACGCCGTTACTGCTGATCCACGGCACGGCCGACACGAACGTCCCCATCGGCGAGAGCATCCAGATGTACAACGCTCTGAAGATCTTGGGTCGTGAGGTCGCCTTTGTCAAGGTGCATGGCGAAGATCACATCATCACGGCTCCCGAGAAGAAGATCGAGTGGACGAATACGCTCTTCGCGTGGTTCCAGAAGTGGCTCAAGGACGACCCCACCTGGTGGGATGCTCGCTATCCGGAGGCACACCTCTAG
- a CDS encoding IS110 family transposase translates to MKYYFIGIDVSKEKLDATLIHYESKSDSEQQLAYTTVENNPKGFRSLVSWSKKNAGRGVKTDTMLFCCETTGGYDRALCDWLYGNGLDIWRESALQIKRSMGLRKGKDDKADSEMIAYYALRFRSKATLYKPLDGNMRSLRDLFLYRQSLVAERQAKIVSSKEKQYISSESKSDNFIYRNAQKAIDLLTQSIKECERQMLEIIKEDEEMYRNYLHLISCKGVGLVTSVMLIIYTDNFKSWSPKKMASYCGIAPFYESSGSSVFHKANTSGYSNRRLKGILTQAARSAITHNPTLRQYYLRMKAQGKPYGVILNNVNNKLVHILFSLVLHDCDFELDHEAKRALRA, encoded by the coding sequence ATGAAATACTACTTTATTGGCATTGACGTATCCAAAGAGAAACTAGATGCCACCTTGATTCACTACGAATCAAAATCAGACAGCGAGCAGCAGCTCGCCTACACCACTGTAGAAAACAACCCTAAGGGGTTCCGGAGCCTCGTCTCTTGGAGCAAGAAGAACGCTGGTCGAGGAGTCAAGACCGACACCATGCTCTTCTGCTGCGAGACTACAGGAGGATACGATCGCGCACTCTGCGACTGGCTCTACGGCAATGGTCTAGACATCTGGCGCGAGAGCGCCCTGCAGATCAAGCGTAGCATGGGGCTGCGCAAAGGCAAGGATGACAAAGCCGACTCGGAGATGATCGCTTACTACGCTCTACGCTTCCGCTCCAAAGCCACTCTCTATAAACCTCTGGACGGAAACATGCGTAGCCTACGAGACCTCTTCCTCTACAGGCAGTCACTAGTTGCTGAGAGGCAGGCTAAGATAGTTAGCTCCAAGGAAAAACAGTACATCTCTAGCGAGTCTAAATCCGACAACTTCATCTACCGAAATGCCCAAAAAGCCATTGACCTCTTGACCCAAAGCATCAAGGAGTGCGAGCGCCAAATGCTCGAGATCATCAAGGAAGACGAGGAGATGTACCGCAACTACCTACACCTCATTTCCTGCAAAGGAGTGGGGCTCGTCACCTCTGTCATGCTGATCATCTACACCGACAACTTCAAGAGCTGGAGTCCCAAGAAGATGGCTAGCTACTGCGGTATAGCACCTTTCTACGAGAGCTCTGGGAGCTCAGTCTTTCACAAAGCCAACACAAGTGGCTACAGTAACCGACGGCTAAAAGGAATCTTGACCCAAGCAGCCCGAAGTGCCATAACTCATAACCCAACATTAAGACAATACTACCTACGCATGAAAGCCCAAGGTAAGCCCTACGGGGTCATCCTCAACAATGTCAACAATAAGCTCGTACACATTCTCTTCTCTTTGGTTCTGCACGACTGCGACTTCGAGCTGGACCACGAAGCGAAGAGAGCTCTTCGAGCCTAG
- a CDS encoding heavy metal translocating P-type ATPase: MKQTTEYIPIVGMHCAGCAAAVTNKLQGVTGVLEATAQIDTRSLYIVYDAEQITREQIADLVASLGFSLILTTDETEAVSQALEQERRSARQLAWRTAIGAALTIGVMIWMYLLGGVGEHWVAPLVALVAYIYVSGPFHWRAVKQLRRGVMGMDTLVSLSTTCSVIGLILAYGSEGHQLHLYLDALVMIPAFVLIGKWLEQRATASTASALRALLDLTPREASLVVGEETRRVPLQLVQPGMTVRVRPGEAIPVDGVITSQSATHINEQTITGEAEAVERGEGDKVFAGTICLSTAIEVRAESVGADTALGHIVATVRKTLADKPPLRLLADRIAQYFVPAILLLGLLTFALWHWVVEPGALDLAARYAISVLVIACPCALGLATPTALTVAVGESARRNILFAEATALETLPRVEAFLLDKTGTLTLGSPSVTELQWFIPEEKRAAMLSLIVSAEQHSLHPLAQAIVAYGEAQGATTSELTVTEQPGQGLLVTTPEGELRIGRASWIAEGGVASVPSCDLTGSLVYVAQGAQLVAIIALSDTLTPHAAETIAQLKAQGKKLLMLTGDRKPEAERIAQQIGIDTLHAELMPQDKETILASLQEQGLVVAMVGDGVNDGQALARADVSIALAGGSDLATSMAQLVISKPDLSLLVEATEIARQTVRTIRFNFLWALLYNVIAIPIAAGLFTRWGLTITPAIAAAAMALSSICVVVNSLLLQRRIATR; the protein is encoded by the coding sequence ATGAAACAAACTACCGAATATATTCCCATCGTCGGCATGCACTGCGCCGGATGCGCTGCTGCCGTAACAAACAAACTGCAAGGTGTCACCGGTGTCCTCGAGGCCACCGCACAGATAGACACCCGCTCCCTATACATCGTGTACGACGCCGAGCAGATCACCCGCGAGCAGATCGCTGACCTGGTCGCCTCACTAGGCTTCTCACTCATACTCACAACAGACGAGACCGAGGCCGTCAGCCAAGCGTTGGAGCAAGAGCGTCGCTCAGCGCGTCAGCTAGCATGGCGCACAGCCATCGGCGCAGCTCTGACCATCGGCGTCATGATCTGGATGTATCTACTCGGAGGTGTCGGCGAGCATTGGGTCGCCCCGCTCGTCGCACTCGTGGCATACATCTATGTCTCAGGACCTTTTCACTGGAGAGCCGTGAAGCAACTAAGACGGGGCGTCATGGGCATGGACACATTGGTCTCCCTCAGCACCACCTGCTCCGTCATCGGATTGATCCTCGCCTACGGCTCCGAGGGGCATCAGCTACACCTCTACCTCGATGCGCTGGTCATGATCCCCGCCTTCGTACTCATCGGCAAGTGGCTCGAGCAGCGCGCCACAGCCTCCACAGCTAGTGCCTTGCGGGCACTCCTCGACTTGACACCTCGTGAGGCGTCGCTCGTCGTCGGTGAGGAGACAAGACGCGTGCCACTGCAGTTGGTACAGCCCGGCATGACCGTGCGGGTACGCCCTGGCGAAGCGATCCCTGTCGATGGCGTAATCACTTCGCAAAGTGCAACCCACATCAACGAACAAACCATCACCGGTGAAGCAGAGGCTGTGGAGCGTGGCGAGGGTGACAAAGTCTTCGCTGGCACCATCTGCCTCTCCACCGCCATAGAGGTGCGTGCCGAAAGCGTCGGCGCCGACACCGCGCTGGGACATATCGTTGCAACTGTGCGCAAGACCTTGGCGGACAAACCTCCGCTACGTCTCTTGGCCGATCGCATCGCACAATACTTCGTACCCGCCATACTCCTCCTCGGGCTACTCACCTTTGCCCTATGGCACTGGGTCGTAGAGCCAGGCGCACTCGATCTAGCTGCACGCTACGCTATCTCCGTCCTCGTCATCGCCTGCCCCTGCGCTTTGGGCTTAGCCACACCCACCGCACTGACCGTAGCTGTCGGCGAGTCGGCTCGGAGGAACATACTCTTTGCCGAGGCCACGGCACTGGAGACGTTGCCCCGTGTCGAGGCTTTCCTCCTAGACAAGACTGGTACCCTCACCCTGGGCAGCCCCTCAGTCACGGAGCTGCAATGGTTCATCCCCGAGGAGAAGCGCGCCGCCATGCTCTCGCTCATCGTCTCTGCCGAGCAACACAGTCTGCACCCACTGGCGCAAGCGATCGTCGCTTATGGCGAGGCGCAGGGAGCGACGACCAGCGAACTGACCGTCACCGAGCAACCAGGGCAAGGCTTGCTCGTCACGACGCCTGAGGGTGAGCTGCGCATCGGACGCGCCTCGTGGATTGCCGAGGGGGGCGTTGCGTCGGTACCCTCTTGCGACCTCACTGGCTCGCTCGTCTATGTGGCGCAGGGGGCCCAGCTCGTCGCTATCATAGCTCTCTCGGACACGCTCACACCGCACGCTGCCGAGACGATCGCACAGCTTAAGGCACAAGGCAAAAAGCTCCTCATGCTCACGGGAGACCGCAAACCCGAAGCGGAGCGCATCGCTCAGCAAATAGGAATAGACACGCTACATGCCGAGCTCATGCCTCAAGACAAAGAGACTATACTAGCCTCCCTACAAGAGCAAGGCCTCGTCGTAGCCATGGTAGGCGATGGCGTCAACGACGGACAGGCACTAGCTCGTGCCGACGTGAGCATAGCACTCGCCGGGGGTAGCGACCTAGCCACCTCGATGGCGCAGCTGGTCATCTCCAAACCCGACCTATCGCTCCTCGTCGAGGCTACCGAGATAGCACGACAAACGGTACGCACGATACGCTTCAACTTCCTCTGGGCACTTCTCTACAACGTCATCGCCATACCGATCGCTGCGGGGCTCTTCACACGATGGGGCTTGACCATCACGCCCGCCATCGCGGCGGCTGCCATGGCGCTCAGCTCCATCTGCGTCGTCGTCAACAGCCTCCTCCTGCAGCGCCGCATAGCCACGCGCTAG
- a CDS encoding Omp28 family outer membrane lipoprotein encodes MKLYTRYTILSALALILMAACKPMPESERFIPNEIETTKGRSVLIEDYSGVGCINCPGAAQTITEAAQPHGNKVVIVAIHGSNTGIGTRPKEDPKGLYNLEAKTYFERLHSDKLPVATFNRRPLASNGDKTFSTSAAQWPGEMQAVRELPQLYKIDLQVSESNRKVTAQCTATALEGAEVATDPELYLQLWLIEDDIIAPQHFSARLQEDYQHNHIFRQTLNGIDGEAYQLGKSYDKTSAIEREVINPDHCSVVAILYDHKTGEVYEVTKAPLR; translated from the coding sequence ATGAAACTATATACACGCTATACAATCCTCTCAGCTCTAGCTCTCATCCTTATGGCAGCCTGCAAGCCTATGCCTGAGAGTGAGCGATTCATTCCCAATGAGATCGAGACCACAAAGGGGCGCTCCGTACTCATCGAGGACTACAGTGGTGTGGGCTGTATCAACTGCCCGGGCGCTGCTCAGACGATCACCGAGGCCGCACAGCCACATGGCAACAAGGTAGTCATCGTTGCGATACACGGGAGCAATACCGGCATCGGCACACGACCCAAGGAGGACCCCAAGGGGCTATACAATCTCGAGGCAAAGACCTACTTCGAGCGACTCCATTCGGACAAACTACCTGTTGCGACATTCAATCGTCGTCCGCTAGCCAGCAATGGTGACAAAACCTTTAGCACCAGTGCTGCACAGTGGCCTGGCGAGATGCAAGCGGTGCGCGAGCTTCCGCAGCTCTACAAGATAGACCTGCAGGTCTCTGAGAGCAACCGCAAGGTTACGGCACAATGCACCGCTACCGCTCTAGAGGGTGCCGAGGTAGCTACAGATCCAGAGCTATACCTACAGCTCTGGCTCATCGAGGACGACATCATAGCTCCCCAGCACTTTTCAGCTAGACTCCAGGAGGACTACCAGCACAATCACATCTTCCGTCAGACGCTCAACGGCATCGACGGAGAGGCTTACCAGCTGGGCAAGAGCTACGACAAGACCAGCGCCATCGAGCGAGAGGTCATCAACCCCGACCACTGCTCCGTCGTCGCTATACTCTACGACCACAAGACTGGCGAGGTCTACGAGGTCACAAAGGCTCCGTTACGGTAA